In the Flavobacteriales bacterium genome, CCAATCGCAAACGACCCATCCCATGAACTATTTGCCTTCGCCGTTGTAGTATCCAGTCGTATGATAGCGTTGGGAACCGGAAGCCCCGTGATTGAATCCAACACTTGTCCGTAAATCCGGGCACCCTTTTGTCCATTGAAACGCCAGATATACAATCCGTCTTCCCTGTTCCCTCCCAGTATCAAACCCGAAGGCAGAAAAGGATAGGCAGACCATAAGCCATGGAATCCGCCGCTTAACCCCGGGTAAGTATCATAATATCCGACTTCTGCCGGACACAGGGGATCAGTGATATCGACCACCCTCAAACCCTCGGTATTGTGAGAGAAAAATGAAAAAGATCCCTTTATGTAGGGATTGTGTACCAGACTTGCCTCGTTGCCTGAGTATGAAGCTACCTGCTCGGGGTTAAAAGGATCAGAAATGTCCCATATATGCGCACGGGCTCCATCAATCTCATCCGTTACAACAAGATAGTGACCATCCTCCGTGGTCCATGAACTGTGCGTGAAGGCACCGGGATATACCAATTGAGAAACCATCACAGGGTTTGACCTGTCGGAAATATCTACGATGTCTAATGTTCCGTTATAAATTGCTGCAGCATACATCCAATCTCCACGCACATGACAATCATGTATGTAGTACGGCGCATACAATCCCACCTGCACAGGGTTTTCCGGATTTTGAACATCCAGAATATGCACCCCTCCTGTACTGTCTGTTCCAGATACATAAATAAAGGCGCTGTTGTTGCTAACATCTCTTGAAAGAATGTGTGCGGAAGAAAAGGTGGCCTTGTATGTTGAGGCAAGCCTTGCGCTATCCGGCAAATCTGAAAGATCGAGTATCTGCAGACCAGCCAATGAATCCCTGCCTTCCGACACGATGTATCCGTAATCACCTGCAACAACCATTTCACGCCAGTTGGAGGCTGATCCCTGAATAAAGCTTATCTGGCGGATATTTGCAGAATCCGAGATGGCAATGACAGAAGTTCCGTAATATGTGCCGAGGAGGGCATACTCATTACCTACGGAGTCAACATACCCCCAGCAGCCTGCATAATGTATGGGTTCAGGATCTATATGCCCATAAAGCGTGACATTCTTTGCATCCTGTGCCAACGAATTCAAGTGAACGCAAAACGTCAATGTCAGTATATAGACAAGGTATTTTCCCATCAACTAAAGGTCAGGAAATATTCAATGAGTACCAACCTTTCTGTTGAAAGCATTAGTTTTGGCCTCTGAGTAATGAAAAGGCGCAATTTTATTCTTCTTGCATTGGTCACCCTGGTAGGTTTCTCAGGTGGCGGACTATTGGTGATCTATTATTTCAATGACACTCCGATGGTCAGAATCCTAACCGGTGGATTCTCTTTTCCTATGCAAGTGTTTATCGGTATCATCTACGGTATCATTACCGGATGGACAGCCAAGACCATTGTTGAAAGTGATTTTCTTCAACCGGTAAGAGCACATTACGCCAAACTAATGTCGCCCCTTGAGTTATCCAATTTTGACATCATACTGATTTCGCTTTGTGCAGGAATCGGTGAGGAACTATTCTTCAGGGCGGGGATACAACCCCTATTAGGGTTATGGCCCACCAGCATTTTATTCGTAGCACTCCATGGTTACCTGAATCCAATGAACCTGCGCCTGTCACTTTATGGAATGGCCATGACTGTGATCATCGCAGGCATGGGTGTACTGTTCCTTCAGACAGGCATTGTTACCGCCATTGTTGCCCACGCGGTCATTGATGTGATTCTTCTGAAAATGATTGATACCATGCCGGAAGACGTGCCGGCAGAAGATCGTGACAATTATTGATCAGCTTCCCGAGACCATTAGTTTTCGTCCCACCCTCAATGTACTGTTCCGGCGAATGCCGTTCATCTCACAAATGTGGCTGATGGTGGTACCGTAGCGACGTGCGATATTATAAAGACAGTCACCTCGTTCAATAGTATGATACACAACCCCCTTTGGGTATGCACTGTATGTTCTTCCATTGTTATAAAGTACAACAGAATCACTGATAAGCTTTTGTTCCTTCAGGGCGATCATGTGCATCGGATTCACCGGCTTTCCTTTGTATCGCATCTCAAAATGCAGGTGGCTTCCGGTAGATCTTCCTGAACTTCCGCCAAGACCTATCACCTGTCCTGCCTTTACCGTATCACCCTCTGATACCTTGTAACGGTGCAGATGAGCATAAAACGTTTCCAACCCATTGTAGTGTCTGATGACCACGAGGCGGCCATAACCACCGTCAGCATGCGCAATACGAACGACACCATCAAAGGCAGCATAAACCTTATCCCAAACCTGCAGATCGATATCTACACCATTGTGATGACGACCATCCCGAAATCCATACCTGGACGTAATAACGCCAACAACAGGCTGGACGAATTCCTGAGTATCGCTTTTTAGCACCAGTAAAACAGTCGTATCGTTAGCAGACAGGGTCTTATCATATGGATTTACTTCATGGGTATCCCAGCTGCCATAAATATCATGAGCAGGATAAGGCATATAAGCGGCGGCAACGGGAACCGCAGGCGGTTCCTCGCTGTACCGTTCTGACATATGGGAAAGGCTGACCAGTATAGAAGGGTGTACATAATCCGCATCCAGCAGAGAGTCCACCACCCTTACCATCTGTTGTTTTTCAAGCCGGGTAAGTCTGACAAGGAGATTAATGTGTGGAGGTACACTGTCTGCAGGAACCCATACTCCTATGGTGTCTTTGCCTCCCCCTTCATTCGATAGGTCGTATGGGGTAGCATGCACTTTGGTCATACCCAAAAAGAGCAGACCAACTATGATATGATGGAGGGGATATCTCATAAGTTGCTACAGCAGCTTATTTTGAAGGAAAACAAAATTAGTCATTCCAACGCAAAACTCCTTAAAACGTTAGCCCTAAGCCTTGTCGTTTTAGATAAAGGGACGAATTCACCCTACAAAACCACAATTTCAGTATATTTGAAGTACCATGAATAGCGGCCAGACATCGGAAATTAAGATCAGAAGCGGAACCGTAAGCCTTCTGCCTAATGGGATCATTCTGGCCCAAACAGGTGATAATCTGATCCTGGAGATGGGGGATGTGAGGGAATTTACCGAAGCGATGGCCACCATCGCCGGAGATCAAAAATTACCGGTCCTTACCATCCCAGGAATCAATACCACCGCAGGGCCTGATGTACGGGAGTATTCTTCTTCGGAAGAGGGATGTCGCAATGTACTGGCACGGGCCATCATAACCGGATCTTTTGCTCAGGAGTTACTGGCAAATTTTTTCATTCGGTTCAACAAGCCGGTGGTACCCACCAGGTTGTTTCATAACAGGGCTCAGGCTGAAAAATGGCTTTTGGAGCTATTAGCCGTTAAAAAAAAAGGGGTGATGGAATATGAGCAGTAAGGAAGAAGCGAAAAGGATCATAACGGATGCCGGTCCGGTGAGCATAACCGACAGGTATATTTTAGCAGAGATAAAGCCGGATCAATTTATCGACGAAAACAATGTGGAAGCATTTCTGGAAGCCATCAAAAGACTTGCTGGTCATAAGGGAATGCCTATGCTTTCGATCATTGGAAAAAACACCTCCGCGAGCGCGGAAGCCAGGCGATTTGCCGCGGATCCAAGTAACACTTCATTGATCAGTCATCATGCGGTGGTGATCCAGTCTAAGGCTCAGGAACTCCTCGGAAACTTTTTTATCGGTATGAATGAACCGAAGATGCCGACCCGGATTTTTACAAATCAGGAAGAAGCCATACAATGGCTGACTGATATACAGGATCAGTAAATTACTTCTCTTCCCACCTGGTAAAGGTGTCAATCGGTCGTCTTTGGCTTTTTGGCCATTCTCCTTCCGGATATCCGATATAAAGAAACCCCAGGCACTTGTCTTTGTCACTCAGTCCAAGAAATGCTTTCATTCCATCGGTGTAGGTAAATCCGCCGGAACTCCAATAGGCCCCGATACCATAGGCTGTAGCCGTCAGCATCATATTCTGGACAGCGCAAGCCACTGCTTCTACCTCTTCAACCTCCGGAATTTTCTCAATATCCTGTCGCTTCATGGTTATCGCAATCACTGCAGATGCACACAAAGGGCGTTCTCCCAGCTGATTAAACTTGGCTTCCACAAATGAATCCGGAGATGTTGTCTTCTTATAGGTCTGCTGTTGATAATCCGCAAATTTCCTTCTTCCTTCTTCGGTAAAAACCACGAAATGCCATGGTTGGGTCATGCCATGAGTAGGTGCCCAACGCGCATTCTCAAGCATATTCTCAATGATCTCCCGATGGACTGTTCGCGTACTGAAATTTTCGGGTTTTATTGAACGGCGTTCGCGGATCACGCCGTTGATTTCCGACAAGTTGTATTTCATTCCTTCCACTTAATACTACAACCAATACTGGGATATTGACTGCCATCCAAAGATTCTCCATTGACGATTTTGTCCAGCACCTTTCTCATATCCGCGCCGGTCAGCGGCTTTCCGTTACCTGGGGTAGATTCATCCAGACGTCCCCTGTATACACATACCAGTTGGCTGTCAAATACCGCAAAATCAGGGGTACAAGCTGCCTGGTAAGCTCGGGCAACATCCTGACTTTCATCGTACAAATAGGGAAACGGGAAATTCATTGAAACAGCAAGGTCCTGCATTTTATCCGGCGAGTCATCCGGATAACGGCTTACATCGTTGCTGCTGATGGCGATAAGGTTTACACCCTTCGCCTTATAATCATTTCCAAGGGCTATGAGTTCGGGTAAGACATGCTTGACATACGGACAATGGTTGCATATGAACATCAGCACCGTAGCCCGTTCTCCTTTGATATCGGATAATGTCACTGGCTTTCCGCTGACCACTTCCGGCAGGGAAAACGCTTTTGCCTTGAATCCTAGAGGGATGGGAATTGTTTCAAGCGCAGGCATGGAAGATCACTTGACCTCCAATACCGCATCAATTCCCCGATCAATCAGTGCATCACGCATGGGTTTCAGCTTACGCTTCTCACCTTCCTTTACGGAGGCTTTGCCCTTGTGGTGAATGATAAATGCACATTGCTCCGCCTGAATCTGGTCGTGGCCGCATATTTCTACGAGCGACTCTATAACCCAGTCGAATGTATTCACCTCATCATTGTAAACAATCAGGCTGGATACATCATTCAGCACCTCCAGAATATCCAGGCTTTCGTCAAATTGTGTTCTGTGCGTCATGGATGCGATGGTTTGGACGTTTCAAAATTAACCAATTTTTAATACAATAAAAGCGAATCACTTAAAAGATTGCTCCCTGATCATATGATCCGGGGTACTAAAAACTACTTTATTTCCGCGGTTTCAGACACCGCCTCATTGATAAAGTCGTTCAATGGCTTCATTCCTTTATAATATTGTAATGCGTTCTTTACAAAATCCTTTTCCAGCATCTCCTTTTCCCCGAAAGCGCGTACCATCAGGAAACTTTTATACTTTAAATAAGATGCCATCGGATGGTCTTGCTGGTATCCCTTGGGAACTCTTTTGAGTTGGTCTCCTTTCAGTTCTCCGAACATCTTCTTGAAAGAAGTGCTCTCCGCAATAGTTGTAAAACGCCCGGGATCTGAATCAATGGCCTGTCTTACCGCCGATAACGCATGAGGTTCAGCCATATAGAGCCCACCTGCCACGAAACACTCTCCCGGTTCAATATGCAGGTAATATCCCGCTCGTGCATGCTGGCTTTCTTTGGGTTGCAACCGGGCACCGAAATTGGTTTTATACGGACTCTTATCCTTAGAAAACCGAACATCCCGGTGAATCCGGAACAACGCTTTTGACGGAGCGATACCTATCACATGCTCATCAAAAGTGGCAATACCGTTAAGGAGGTCAGCCACCAGGTCCGTCACATTGGCTTTCGCCTTTTCATAAACAGTCCGGTTGGCTTCAAACCAATCCTTATTATTGTTCTTGTCCAGGTCACTCAGGAACCGGAGCGTTTCACGTAATAACATAAAGGAAAATAGTTGCGAATGGCAACCTTTCTCACCCAACATGCCCATGTGGGTTCATTC is a window encoding:
- a CDS encoding nitroreductase; translated protein: MKYNLSEINGVIRERRSIKPENFSTRTVHREIIENMLENARWAPTHGMTQPWHFVVFTEEGRRKFADYQQQTYKKTTSPDSFVEAKFNQLGERPLCASAVIAITMKRQDIEKIPEVEEVEAVACAVQNMMLTATAYGIGAYWSSGGFTYTDGMKAFLGLSDKDKCLGFLYIGYPEGEWPKSQRRPIDTFTRWEEK
- a CDS encoding CPBP family intramembrane metalloprotease, whose translation is MKRRNFILLALVTLVGFSGGGLLVIYYFNDTPMVRILTGGFSFPMQVFIGIIYGIITGWTAKTIVESDFLQPVRAHYAKLMSPLELSNFDIILISLCAGIGEELFFRAGIQPLLGLWPTSILFVALHGYLNPMNLRLSLYGMAMTVIIAGMGVLFLQTGIVTAIVAHAVIDVILLKMIDTMPEDVPAEDRDNY
- a CDS encoding choice-of-anchor B family protein, translated to MGKYLVYILTLTFCVHLNSLAQDAKNVTLYGHIDPEPIHYAGCWGYVDSVGNEYALLGTYYGTSVIAISDSANIRQISFIQGSASNWREMVVAGDYGYIVSEGRDSLAGLQILDLSDLPDSARLASTYKATFSSAHILSRDVSNNSAFIYVSGTDSTGGVHILDVQNPENPVQVGLYAPYYIHDCHVRGDWMYAAAIYNGTLDIVDISDRSNPVMVSQLVYPGAFTHSSWTTEDGHYLVVTDEIDGARAHIWDISDPFNPEQVASYSGNEASLVHNPYIKGSFSFFSHNTEGLRVVDITDPLCPAEVGYYDTYPGLSGGFHGLWSAYPFLPSGLILGGNREDGLYIWRFNGQKGARIYGQVLDSITGLPVPNAIIRLDTTTAKANSSWDGSFAIGVMPSPIEGYWLNASAPGYVSKAYGKLYPQEDDSLFVTIELVDSLTSGTSRLAQLPSAMCLFPQPAGTWVNVNIHPQNVLQHVYLTSADGKRSGLSFGKAGAGEWRIDLYTGVKPLIPGMYIITMVSEDGVMHARCVIGD
- a CDS encoding STAS/SEC14 domain-containing protein, with product MSSKEEAKRIITDAGPVSITDRYILAEIKPDQFIDENNVEAFLEAIKRLAGHKGMPMLSIIGKNTSASAEARRFAADPSNTSLISHHAVVIQSKAQELLGNFFIGMNEPKMPTRIFTNQEEAIQWLTDIQDQ
- a CDS encoding ATP-dependent Clp protease adaptor ClpS codes for the protein MTHRTQFDESLDILEVLNDVSSLIVYNDEVNTFDWVIESLVEICGHDQIQAEQCAFIIHHKGKASVKEGEKRKLKPMRDALIDRGIDAVLEVK
- a CDS encoding thioredoxin family protein; its protein translation is MPALETIPIPLGFKAKAFSLPEVVSGKPVTLSDIKGERATVLMFICNHCPYVKHVLPELIALGNDYKAKGVNLIAISSNDVSRYPDDSPDKMQDLAVSMNFPFPYLYDESQDVARAYQAACTPDFAVFDSQLVCVYRGRLDESTPGNGKPLTGADMRKVLDKIVNGESLDGSQYPSIGCSIKWKE
- a CDS encoding peptidoglycan DD-metalloendopeptidase family protein; translation: MRYPLHHIIVGLLFLGMTKVHATPYDLSNEGGGKDTIGVWVPADSVPPHINLLVRLTRLEKQQMVRVVDSLLDADYVHPSILVSLSHMSERYSEEPPAVPVAAAYMPYPAHDIYGSWDTHEVNPYDKTLSANDTTVLLVLKSDTQEFVQPVVGVITSRYGFRDGRHHNGVDIDLQVWDKVYAAFDGVVRIAHADGGYGRLVVIRHYNGLETFYAHLHRYKVSEGDTVKAGQVIGLGGSSGRSTGSHLHFEMRYKGKPVNPMHMIALKEQKLISDSVVLYNNGRTYSAYPKGVVYHTIERGDCLYNIARRYGTTISHICEMNGIRRNSTLRVGRKLMVSGS
- a CDS encoding DUF2461 domain-containing protein; translated protein: MLLRETLRFLSDLDKNNNKDWFEANRTVYEKAKANVTDLVADLLNGIATFDEHVIGIAPSKALFRIHRDVRFSKDKSPYKTNFGARLQPKESQHARAGYYLHIEPGECFVAGGLYMAEPHALSAVRQAIDSDPGRFTTIAESTSFKKMFGELKGDQLKRVPKGYQQDHPMASYLKYKSFLMVRAFGEKEMLEKDFVKNALQYYKGMKPLNDFINEAVSETAEIK